One stretch of Riemerella columbina DNA includes these proteins:
- a CDS encoding sulfurtransferase has product MNPLITAEALKQLPTDSYILIDAGSGGTSRDHYLEKHLQGALYLDLNEDLAAVPQNPAQGGRHPLPPIERFKETLLNIGIEQGKHIIVYDDKNAANATARLWWMLRAVGLEKVQVLDGGLSAAARAGFPMVQGEEQPQKATQKLTATHWLLPTADLEEVKENYTQKDYTIIDVRSAERYQGKEEPIDLTAGHIPNALNMPFTENLNAEGQFQSPEVLRQHYEKVLKLPEQTVVHCGSGVTACHTILAMAAAGLPLPKLYVGSWSEWSRNDLPIATEEARF; this is encoded by the coding sequence ATGAACCCACTGATTACCGCAGAGGCGTTAAAGCAACTGCCCACGGATTCCTATATTTTAATTGATGCAGGTAGTGGCGGCACTTCCAGAGACCATTATTTGGAAAAACATTTACAAGGCGCCCTTTATTTAGACCTTAATGAAGACCTTGCAGCGGTGCCTCAAAATCCAGCGCAAGGCGGCAGGCACCCTTTGCCACCCATTGAGCGGTTTAAAGAAACGCTGTTGAATATAGGCATAGAGCAGGGCAAGCACATCATCGTTTATGATGATAAAAATGCAGCGAATGCCACCGCGCGCTTGTGGTGGATGCTTAGAGCGGTAGGTTTAGAAAAAGTACAGGTTTTAGATGGAGGGCTATCGGCGGCGGCGCGCGCTGGATTTCCAATGGTGCAAGGCGAGGAACAGCCTCAAAAAGCCACACAGAAGCTCACCGCAACGCATTGGCTCTTGCCCACCGCTGATTTAGAGGAGGTTAAAGAAAATTACACTCAAAAAGATTACACCATTATTGATGTAAGGTCGGCGGAGCGCTACCAAGGCAAAGAGGAGCCCATAGACCTTACCGCAGGGCACATTCCGAATGCGCTGAATATGCCTTTTACCGAAAATTTAAATGCAGAAGGGCAGTTCCAATCGCCAGAGGTGCTAAGGCAACACTATGAAAAGGTATTAAAATTGCCAGAACAAACGGTGGTGCATTGTGGCTCAGGTGTTACGGCTTGTCATACCATCCTCGCGATGGCAGCGGCGGGCTTACCTTTGCCTAAACTCTATGTGGGTTCGTGGAGTGAGTGGAGCCGAAATGATTTGCCCATCGCTACGGAGGAAGCTCGTTTTTAA
- a CDS encoding NAD(P)H-dependent oxidoreductase, with amino-acid sequence MNYNQALSQRYSVKKFDTNRNIPQPILNNILTAGKLSASSLGLQPYRIVVIESDALKQRLIPIFKNPSQVSTCSHLVVIVTKKNIEDSYLEGYLTHITQVREIPMTQLELFRQSIRGYIETHTEESLWSWNEKQSYIVLGNLMFAAALESVDSCPMEGFDAAAMNQILELDTTKEAASVTLALGYRAEDDTFQHYKKVRKPDDKLFQFL; translated from the coding sequence ATGAATTACAACCAAGCACTCAGCCAGCGGTATTCCGTGAAAAAATTTGATACCAACCGCAATATACCGCAACCGATATTAAACAACATCCTCACCGCAGGCAAACTCTCTGCCAGCTCTTTAGGCTTACAACCTTATAGAATTGTGGTGATAGAATCTGATGCCTTAAAACAGCGACTGATTCCCATTTTTAAAAACCCATCGCAGGTGAGCACTTGCTCGCATTTGGTGGTGATTGTGACGAAGAAAAATATAGAAGACAGCTATTTAGAAGGCTATTTAACGCATATTACCCAAGTGCGAGAAATCCCAATGACACAACTGGAGCTGTTTAGACAAAGCATCCGAGGTTATATAGAAACCCATACCGAAGAGAGCCTTTGGTCGTGGAATGAAAAGCAAAGTTACATCGTTCTGGGGAATTTGATGTTTGCTGCCGCCTTAGAGAGCGTAGATTCTTGCCCTATGGAAGGCTTTGATGCCGCTGCAATGAACCAAATTTTAGAATTAGACACGACTAAGGAGGCTGCATCGGTCACTTTGGCGCTGGGCTATAGAGCGGAAGACGATACCTTTCAGCATTATAAAAAAGTCCGCAAACCTGACGATAAACTCTTTCAATTTTTATAA
- a CDS encoding Dps family protein — MNNATIIGLQASDCQNIAEKLNDLLANYSIFYQNTRGAHWNIKGEQFFTLHPKFEELYDNLVLKIDEIAERILTLGATPNHNYTDYLKRSTIKESQEVSDARKCVENILSSFKIVIDLQREILELAGNAGDEGTSSQMSDYITEQEKEVWMYNSYLGQ; from the coding sequence ATGAACAATGCAACCATCATCGGACTACAAGCTTCTGACTGCCAAAACATCGCAGAGAAACTGAATGACCTTCTCGCTAATTATTCTATATTTTATCAAAATACAAGAGGCGCCCACTGGAACATTAAAGGGGAGCAATTCTTTACGCTACACCCTAAATTTGAGGAACTTTATGACAACTTGGTTTTAAAAATTGATGAAATTGCAGAGCGTATTTTAACCCTTGGCGCTACGCCTAACCATAACTACACCGATTATCTTAAACGCTCTACCATCAAGGAAAGCCAAGAGGTGAGCGATGCCCGCAAGTGTGTAGAGAACATCCTTTCTTCATTCAAAATTGTAATTGATCTGCAAAGAGAAATTTTAGAATTGGCGGGCAACGCTGGCGATGAGGGAACCAGCTCCCAGATGAGCGACTACATTACCGAGCAAGAAAAAGAAGTGTGGATGTACAACTCTTATTTAGGACAATAA
- the pncB gene encoding nicotinate phosphoribosyltransferase, translating into MSGTRLKSILDNDFYKITMQNAVVKLFPTDKVKYEFINRGKHFFPEGFAEELQKSVNAMAELKLTKAEKKYLQETCPYLDLPYLDFLEGYQYDPSEVKITQTDTELKVSVEGLWYRTILWEVPLLALISELHYQMNKMERDSNEAVIQNTIEKSRKLNELGVTFAEFGTRRRHSYKVHELVMKTLIDEKKGQFIGTSNVHFAMKFGVKPIGTHAHEWFMFHAAEYGFKMANQLALEHWVDVYRGDLGVALSDTYTTEVFFRQFDKKFAKLFDGVRHDSGDPIEFAKKTIEHYEAFGINPNFKYIIFSDGLNLEKVEEITNATRGTIGISFGIGTNLTNDVGLKPMNIVMKLIGVQAPNGDWIPTVKLSDERGKYTGEPKMIELAKEVLRIS; encoded by the coding sequence ATGTCTGGCACTCGTCTTAAATCCATTTTGGATAATGATTTTTATAAAATTACCATGCAAAATGCCGTGGTAAAATTATTCCCCACCGATAAAGTAAAATACGAATTTATCAACCGTGGCAAGCATTTTTTCCCTGAAGGTTTTGCGGAAGAATTACAAAAATCCGTGAACGCTATGGCGGAGCTTAAACTCACCAAAGCCGAAAAAAAATACCTCCAAGAGACCTGCCCCTATTTGGATTTACCTTATTTAGATTTTTTAGAAGGCTACCAATATGACCCTTCCGAAGTGAAAATTACCCAAACCGATACCGAGCTAAAAGTCAGCGTAGAAGGGCTTTGGTACCGCACCATTCTTTGGGAAGTGCCCTTATTAGCGCTCATTTCCGAACTCCATTATCAGATGAATAAAATGGAACGGGATTCCAACGAAGCCGTGATTCAAAACACGATAGAAAAATCCCGAAAACTCAATGAACTGGGCGTTACCTTTGCTGAATTTGGCACACGGCGACGACATTCTTATAAAGTCCACGAACTCGTGATGAAAACCCTTATCGATGAGAAAAAAGGGCAATTTATTGGCACTTCCAATGTTCATTTTGCGATGAAATTTGGCGTAAAGCCCATTGGCACCCACGCCCACGAGTGGTTTATGTTCCACGCCGCAGAATACGGCTTCAAGATGGCCAACCAGCTGGCGTTAGAGCATTGGGTAGATGTTTACCGTGGCGATTTAGGGGTGGCGCTCTCCGACACCTATACCACAGAGGTTTTCTTCCGCCAGTTTGATAAAAAATTCGCTAAGTTGTTTGATGGCGTACGCCACGATAGCGGTGATCCTATAGAATTCGCAAAAAAAACCATAGAACATTACGAAGCCTTTGGCATCAATCCGAATTTTAAATACATCATTTTCTCTGATGGCCTCAACCTTGAAAAGGTAGAAGAAATTACCAATGCCACGCGCGGCACCATCGGTATTTCGTTTGGTATTGGCACTAATCTAACTAATGATGTTGGGCTAAAACCAATGAACATCGTGATGAAACTCATTGGCGTACAAGCCCCTAACGGCGACTGGATCCCAACGGTAAAACTCTCCGATGAACGCGGTAAATACACTGGAGAACCTAAAATGATAGAACTCGCTAAAGAAGTTTTACGAATTTCATAA
- the rmuC gene encoding DNA recombination protein RmuC, translated as MMVNSYIFIFLILGIAIGAVVVYFVMKSGQISRSVYDELNQKFIATEIDLKNQQAKAQELNQNLEEEKALGTQKIEEINRLNQHLAQLSAQQESQSQRLEEVQHQLAQKSLHHEESLQKNQEYYAQISELLAKNDGLSQLLATQKKEIEKIQEEAKLQFENIANKILEEKTEKFTAVNQTHLKSILEPLGENLESFKKRVNEVYENESRERFSLSNVIKLMMEQTTKVSQEANNLASALKGQTKTQGDWGEMILERILEDSGLTNGREYVTQYHIKTEDGDTQRPDFVLKLPGKQMVIIDSKVSLNAYERMVSSENEEERKQQLQLHLLAIKNHIDTLAKKRYDNIKESLDFTIMFVPIEPAFLTAVQHDSQLWNYAYRKHIILLSPTNLIAYLKLISDVWKRADQNQNAEEIARQAGALYDKFEGFINDLLKIGKKMDDAKSDYENAMKKLSTGRGNLVSSAQKLKNMGATSKKALPEALVERAQNSIDSDEPSL; from the coding sequence ATGATGGTAAATTCTTATATTTTCATTTTTCTTATTTTAGGCATCGCCATTGGGGCGGTGGTGGTTTATTTCGTGATGAAATCAGGGCAAATCAGCCGTTCTGTGTATGATGAGCTCAATCAAAAATTTATTGCTACCGAAATTGATTTAAAAAATCAACAAGCCAAAGCGCAAGAACTCAACCAAAATTTAGAGGAGGAAAAAGCTTTGGGCACTCAAAAAATAGAGGAAATCAACCGCTTGAACCAGCATTTGGCACAACTTTCAGCACAGCAAGAAAGCCAAAGCCAACGCTTAGAAGAAGTTCAGCATCAGTTGGCGCAAAAATCTCTACACCACGAAGAAAGCCTTCAAAAAAATCAAGAATATTACGCACAAATTAGTGAACTTTTGGCTAAAAACGATGGTTTATCTCAACTATTAGCCACTCAAAAAAAGGAAATAGAGAAAATCCAAGAAGAGGCAAAACTGCAGTTTGAGAACATCGCCAATAAGATTTTGGAAGAAAAAACGGAGAAATTTACAGCCGTTAATCAAACGCACCTCAAATCCATTTTAGAGCCTTTGGGGGAAAATTTAGAAAGTTTCAAAAAACGCGTTAACGAGGTTTATGAAAACGAAAGTCGGGAGCGTTTTTCCCTCAGTAATGTCATCAAACTGATGATGGAACAGACCACCAAAGTAAGCCAAGAAGCCAATAATCTGGCTTCCGCACTCAAAGGTCAAACCAAAACGCAAGGCGACTGGGGCGAGATGATTTTGGAGCGTATTTTAGAAGATTCTGGGCTGACCAACGGCAGGGAATATGTTACGCAATACCACATCAAAACCGAAGATGGAGACACACAACGCCCTGATTTTGTGCTCAAACTCCCTGGCAAACAAATGGTGATTATTGATTCCAAGGTTTCTCTAAATGCCTATGAAAGAATGGTAAGCAGCGAAAATGAGGAAGAGAGAAAGCAGCAACTCCAACTCCACTTGCTCGCCATCAAAAATCATATTGATACTTTGGCAAAAAAACGGTATGACAATATTAAAGAATCTTTGGATTTCACAATTATGTTTGTGCCTATAGAACCCGCCTTTCTTACTGCTGTTCAGCATGATAGCCAACTTTGGAACTACGCCTACCGCAAGCATATTATTTTGCTCAGCCCTACCAATCTCATCGCTTATCTCAAACTGATTTCTGATGTTTGGAAACGCGCTGACCAAAACCAAAATGCCGAAGAAATAGCCCGTCAAGCTGGGGCTTTGTATGATAAATTTGAAGGTTTCATCAATGATTTGCTAAAAATCGGTAAGAAAATGGATGATGCCAAAAGCGATTATGAAAACGCGATGAAAAAGCTTTCCACAGGGCGCGGCAACTTGGTGAGTAGTGCTCAAAAGCTTAAAAATATGGGCGCCACTTCTAAAAAAGCACTCCCTGAAGCCTTGGTAGAACGGGCTCAAAACTCCATTGACTCAGATGAGCCATCACTCTAA
- a CDS encoding TrmH family RNA methyltransferase — MRTVIESLQNEKIKYLYRLLSDNRFRKKEKKLVVEGVQENRRALDFGYEHTAFYLCPSIFSDAFALPENAKIYEISEKIYQKLAYRGTTEGILGLYQTPYFSLADYQPSANAAVIIVESIEKPGNLGAILRSCEAFGIEALILSDIKIDLYNPNVLRSSVGCLFGMKVFQSDNTSILDFLKQHQFSIFTTFMSYDAQMIDEKDFTQKSALVFGTEHSGISPFWENQGENVLIPMTGTIDSLNLSNAVAISCYEILRQKRKNHQQMT; from the coding sequence ATGCGTACGGTTATAGAAAGTTTACAAAACGAAAAAATTAAATACCTCTATCGGCTCCTTAGCGACAATCGTTTTAGAAAGAAAGAGAAAAAGCTGGTGGTAGAGGGCGTACAAGAAAATCGGCGTGCCTTAGATTTTGGCTATGAGCATACGGCATTTTACCTCTGTCCATCTATTTTTTCTGATGCTTTCGCCTTGCCCGAAAATGCAAAAATCTATGAAATTTCCGAGAAAATTTATCAAAAATTAGCTTATAGAGGTACCACGGAAGGCATTTTAGGGCTTTACCAAACGCCTTATTTTTCCTTAGCGGATTATCAACCCAGTGCCAATGCTGCTGTAATCATCGTGGAAAGCATTGAAAAACCAGGAAATTTAGGTGCTATTTTACGCAGTTGTGAAGCTTTTGGGATAGAAGCGTTGATCCTTTCTGATATTAAAATTGACCTCTACAACCCCAATGTACTGCGTTCCAGCGTGGGTTGCCTTTTTGGAATGAAAGTCTTCCAAAGCGATAATACCAGCATTTTAGATTTTCTAAAACAACATCAGTTTTCTATATTCACCACTTTTATGAGCTATGATGCACAGATGATTGATGAGAAAGATTTTACTCAAAAATCGGCATTGGTTTTTGGGACAGAGCATTCTGGTATCAGTCCTTTTTGGGAAAATCAAGGCGAGAATGTGTTAATTCCTATGACAGGCACGATTGATTCTCTTAACTTGAGTAATGCCGTTGCCATCAGTTGCTATGAAATTCTGAGACAAAAGCGTAAAAATCATCAGCAAATGACATAA
- a CDS encoding 5-formyltetrahydrofolate cyclo-ligase, with the protein MKKSELRTYYLEQRRTLSPKERLWASQKIVENFILQFNPIENQCVHCFLPIDKFAEIETQPLIDYCFQHHIRVFVPKMVQEALIAIELTPDTILQKNKWGIREPLSQQDSGIINFDYVITPLLYCDDQGNRVGYGKGFYDRLFQKVPPTTKKIGVNYFPPSEAIEDVWHEDIPLDYLITPTEVLSFGGAV; encoded by the coding sequence ATGAAAAAATCGGAACTCAGAACTTATTATTTAGAGCAACGCCGAACGCTTTCTCCAAAAGAGCGACTTTGGGCATCTCAAAAAATTGTAGAAAATTTTATTTTACAATTTAACCCTATTGAAAATCAGTGTGTTCATTGTTTTTTACCCATAGATAAATTTGCAGAAATAGAAACACAACCGTTAATAGATTATTGTTTTCAGCATCATATTCGGGTGTTTGTGCCTAAGATGGTTCAGGAAGCTTTAATCGCGATAGAGCTAACGCCAGATACGATTTTGCAAAAAAATAAATGGGGAATACGAGAGCCACTCTCGCAACAAGATTCGGGTATTATCAATTTTGATTATGTTATTACGCCTTTGTTATATTGTGATGATCAAGGGAATAGGGTAGGGTATGGCAAAGGTTTTTATGATAGATTGTTCCAAAAAGTTCCCCCAACGACCAAGAAAATTGGCGTTAATTATTTCCCACCTTCGGAGGCGATAGAAGATGTATGGCATGAAGACATCCCTCTGGATTATTTAATCACACCTACGGAAGTGCTGTCTTTTGGCGGGGCAGTGTAG
- a CDS encoding ATP-binding cassette domain-containing protein, whose protein sequence is MLSNLELTAEAGQVIGILGKNGAGKTTLFEAIYQNIQYQGQILWKNQNLRKSEVAYLETEHYFYPYITGEEYLSYFFFTPENELQKWLNSFQLPLKRYVQEYSTGMKKKLALLGILALNQPVIILDEPFNGVDFEGVHHIYEMIKEQKQKGKLILMSSHIVETLFHTCDAVAILKNGHFESIYSKEAFNQLSYFSF, encoded by the coding sequence GTGCTCAGTAACCTTGAACTTACCGCCGAGGCTGGTCAGGTCATCGGGATTTTGGGTAAGAATGGGGCAGGAAAAACCACTTTGTTTGAAGCGATTTATCAAAATATTCAATATCAAGGGCAAATTCTTTGGAAAAATCAAAATTTAAGAAAATCTGAGGTGGCATATTTGGAAACGGAACATTATTTTTATCCATATATTACGGGAGAAGAGTATTTGTCTTATTTTTTCTTTACTCCTGAAAATGAGTTACAAAAGTGGTTAAATAGCTTTCAATTGCCGCTCAAAAGGTATGTTCAAGAGTATTCCACAGGGATGAAGAAAAAATTGGCATTACTTGGAATATTAGCTCTAAATCAACCCGTGATTATTTTAGATGAACCTTTTAATGGCGTTGATTTTGAGGGCGTTCATCATATTTATGAAATGATAAAGGAGCAAAAGCAAAAAGGCAAATTGATTTTGATGAGTTCCCATATTGTGGAAACTCTGTTTCATACTTGTGACGCGGTAGCTATCCTTAAAAATGGCCATTTTGAAAGTATTTATTCAAAAGAAGCGTTTAACCAATTATCATATTTTTCATTCTAA
- a CDS encoding ferredoxin yields the protein MVIITLQRDKCIGCNYCAEFAPEFFRMSKKDGKSVLLKSKDKKGFHTFKTPIPDAFEPCEKAAKACPVNIISVKEI from the coding sequence ATGGTCATCATAACCTTACAGAGAGATAAATGCATCGGTTGCAACTATTGTGCGGAGTTTGCGCCAGAGTTTTTCCGTATGTCTAAAAAAGATGGAAAATCGGTATTGCTAAAATCTAAGGATAAAAAGGGTTTTCATACTTTTAAAACACCTATTCCTGATGCTTTTGAGCCTTGCGAAAAAGCCGCCAAAGCTTGCCCTGTGAACATCATCTCCGTGAAGGAAATATAA
- the bla gene encoding subclass B1 metallo-beta-lactamase, with product MLKKNFKPLFFYLCFWMSLAACQSQSFGGHDFPKTVYQSEDLKVVQIAPDTFVHTSYLATQQWGKVPCNGMIVRHQREAMVFDTPTDEASSEALIHWIKNELKAEIKWVVPTHFHDDNLGGLPAFHRNAVMSAAYYKTRDLAKKHQNVQILTGFSSVDSTWDLGGEKIRIGYYGEGHTEDNVVVYFPKDQVLFGGCLVKELGAGKGNLSDAFPQKWSATIQKVKRAYPEAKIVVPGHGKIGGKALLDYTAQLFKP from the coding sequence ATGCTGAAAAAGAATTTTAAACCATTATTTTTTTATTTATGCTTTTGGATGAGTTTGGCGGCGTGTCAATCTCAGTCTTTTGGAGGGCATGATTTCCCTAAAACGGTGTATCAATCTGAGGATTTAAAGGTGGTTCAGATTGCGCCTGATACTTTTGTCCATACGTCTTATTTAGCCACCCAGCAATGGGGAAAAGTGCCTTGTAATGGTATGATTGTCAGACATCAACGAGAAGCGATGGTTTTTGATACGCCCACAGATGAAGCCTCTTCGGAAGCTTTAATCCATTGGATTAAAAACGAACTGAAAGCCGAAATAAAATGGGTGGTGCCGACGCATTTTCACGATGATAATTTGGGCGGATTACCAGCGTTTCATCGGAATGCAGTGATGTCTGCCGCTTATTATAAAACCCGAGATTTGGCTAAAAAACACCAAAATGTGCAGATTCTTACCGGTTTTTCAAGTGTAGATTCAACTTGGGATTTGGGTGGTGAAAAAATTCGGATTGGGTATTATGGAGAAGGGCACACGGAAGATAATGTGGTGGTGTATTTTCCCAAAGATCAAGTGTTGTTTGGCGGCTGTTTGGTAAAGGAATTGGGCGCTGGCAAAGGCAACCTGTCCGATGCTTTTCCCCAAAAATGGTCGGCAACCATTCAAAAAGTGAAACGCGCCTATCCAGAAGCGAAAATTGTGGTGCCCGGACATGGCAAAATAGGGGGCAAAGCGCTATTGGACTACACGGCGCAACTTTTCAAACCATAA
- a CDS encoding peptidase U32 family protein, with the protein MTKTGKIELMCPAGDFTALQAAIDNGADSVYFGVEQLNMRARASMNFTIDDLPEISRRCKEKGVRTYLTLNTIIYDHDLSIIKTLLDRAKEADLTAVIAMDQAVIAYARQIGMEVHISTQINITNIETVKFYALFADTMVMSRELSINQIKKICTQIEKEQIKGPSGNLVEIEIFGHGALCMAVSGKCYLSLHSHNSSANRGACKQNCRKKYTVIDQESGFEIELDNEYMMSPKDLCTINFLDQIVDAGVKVLKIEGRGRAPEYVATVTKCYREAIDSIAEGTFTQEKVAEWMKLLETVYNRGFWSGYYLGQELGEWSPNPGSNATQKKVYIGKGRHFYPKSNIAEFLIEAYDLSVGDKVLIQGPTTGSQEMEITEMMIDGQGMKEKATKADVITFKTGFRVRPSDKLYKVVKA; encoded by the coding sequence ATGACAAAAACAGGAAAAATAGAACTCATGTGTCCTGCGGGGGATTTTACAGCCCTACAAGCCGCTATAGATAACGGTGCAGACTCGGTATATTTTGGTGTAGAACAGCTTAATATGAGAGCTCGTGCTTCTATGAATTTTACCATTGATGATCTCCCAGAGATTAGCCGTAGATGCAAGGAAAAAGGAGTTAGAACTTATTTAACCCTCAATACCATTATCTATGATCACGATCTTTCCATCATCAAAACTTTACTTGACAGAGCCAAAGAAGCAGACCTAACCGCAGTGATTGCAATGGATCAGGCGGTGATTGCCTATGCTCGGCAGATAGGTATGGAGGTTCATATCTCTACTCAAATAAATATTACTAATATAGAGACTGTGAAGTTCTATGCACTATTTGCTGATACTATGGTGATGAGCCGCGAGCTGAGTATTAATCAAATAAAGAAGATTTGTACACAAATAGAAAAAGAACAGATTAAAGGTCCCTCTGGTAATTTAGTAGAGATAGAAATATTTGGGCATGGTGCATTATGTATGGCAGTATCAGGTAAGTGTTATTTGAGCTTACACTCTCATAACTCTTCTGCTAATAGAGGGGCATGCAAACAGAATTGTAGAAAGAAATATACCGTAATAGACCAAGAATCTGGCTTTGAGATAGAGTTAGATAATGAATATATGATGTCACCAAAAGACCTGTGTACGATTAATTTTTTAGATCAAATTGTAGATGCAGGGGTAAAGGTGTTAAAAATAGAAGGAAGGGGGCGTGCACCAGAATATGTGGCTACGGTAACTAAATGCTATCGTGAGGCCATAGACAGTATTGCAGAGGGAACTTTTACCCAAGAAAAAGTGGCAGAGTGGATGAAACTGCTAGAAACTGTCTATAATAGAGGCTTCTGGAGCGGTTACTATCTAGGACAAGAGTTAGGCGAATGGTCTCCAAATCCAGGTTCTAACGCTACACAGAAGAAAGTGTATATAGGTAAAGGGAGACACTTTTATCCAAAATCTAATATTGCTGAGTTTTTAATAGAAGCATATGATTTAAGCGTAGGGGATAAGGTTCTAATACAAGGGCCTACAACAGGGTCTCAGGAAATGGAGATTACCGAAATGATGATTGATGGGCAGGGAATGAAAGAAAAAGCTACAAAGGCTGATGTGATTACTTTTAAAACCGGTTTTAGGGTGCGCCCGAGTGATAAACTTTATAAAGTAGTGAAGGCTTGA